In Silene latifolia isolate original U9 population chromosome X, ASM4854445v1, whole genome shotgun sequence, the following proteins share a genomic window:
- the LOC141623896 gene encoding peroxidase 46-like, with the protein MENKTSVLLGANHLCKVVVLLSFLFFVSGIRSSYGFGVGFYDFSCPAAEFIVRSTVRSAASNDETIPGKLLRLLFHDCFVEGCDASVLLEGKGTEKDDPANASLGGFEVIESAKREIEIFCPETVSCADILAMAARDAVALTGGPDIQIPTGRRDGMVSAVSNVRPNIVDTSFKVDEMMKIFGSKGLSLEDIVILSGSHTIGSAHCSAFNDRFQINSKGNVTFVDPTLDKAYALNLAKKCSKTASAMVSIDPQTSLAFDNQYYVNLVAHRGLFQSDSTLFADQRTRNLVEQFANDMNSFYEGWSQSFIKMSSIGVKTDGRGEVRQTCSRING; encoded by the exons ATGGAAAATAAAACATCTGTTCTTTTAGGAGCAAATCACCTTTGCAAAGTGGTTGTGCTTCTTTCTTTCTTGTTCTTTGTCTCGGGAATTCGGTCTTCGTATGGCTTCGGCGTTGGCTTCTATGATTTCTCATGCCCGGCTGCAGAATTCATTGTCAGAAGCACTGTCAGGTCAGCAGCTTCAAATGATGAAACTATTCCTGGGAAGTTACTGCGCCTTCTCTTCCATGACTGCTTTGTTGAA GGTTGTGATGCATCAGTGCTATTAGAAGGGAAGGGTACCGAAAAAGATGACCCTGCAAATGCTTCACTTGGAGGATTTGAAGTCATAGAGTCTGCCAAAAGAGAAATCGAGATATTCTGTCCGGAAACAGTTTCTTGTGCTGATATTCTCGCAATGGCAGCTAGAGATGCTGTCGCGCTG ACAGGAGGCCCAGACATACAGATTCCCACAGGACGGCGAGATGGAATGGTATCTGCAGTATCCAATGTCAGGCCGAATATTGTAGACACAAGTTTTAAAGTGGATGAAATGATGAAGATTTTTGGCTCAAAAGGATTATCGTTGGAAGACATTGTCATCCTATCAG GTTCACACACCATAGGATCAGCTCACTGCAGTGCATTCAACGATAGATTCCAGATCAACTCAAAGGGAAACGTGACATTTGTTGATCCAACTCTGGACAAAGCCTATGCATTGAACTTGGCTAAAAAGTGTTCAAAGACCGCATCAGCAATGGTTAGCATTGATCCACAGACATCCCTGGCTTTCGACAATCAGTACTATGTCAACCTCGTAGCACACAGGGGACTCTTCCAGTCTGATTCTACCCTATTCGCTGACCAACGAACAAGAAACTTGGTTGAACAGTTTGCCAACGATATGAATAGTTTTTACGAGGGGTGGAGTCAATCATTCATTAAGATGAGCAGTATCGGAGTTAAGACCGATGGCCGAGGAGAAGTTCGACAAACTTGTTCACGGATAAACGGGTGA
- the LOC141623894 gene encoding sterol 3-beta-glucosyltransferase: MEMSTNVLNMERSRPVAAFMAFGTKGDVYPIAALAEAFATNQQKYDVVFITHSAHQDLTAHFAEGDVSFRPVSSPPVLSPPEGHETDGSLLRSFCIQKSVVTREHRRQCLSIFERIFGDGPSVDGDFVLINFFALEGWSLAELFHVRCVVAAPYVVHYTAPSSFERQFRKELPDLYKYLQQAPPDKLGWKDVTHWMWPLFSEDWGSWRKDELNLSALPFTDPVTGLPMWHDRPSAPLLLYGFSREVVECPEYWPSNTRVCGFWFLPPTWQFSCNSCGEALYSERKLCPVHIDLHSFLDTNMSIPLVFVGLSSAGSMGLLRNPLSLLCILQTAIKITNCRFVLLTAGFEQLNVAIQFTATKEGLPVRGKKLSVDDGVSLFDGRLFCFSGSMPYSWLFRKCAAVIHHGGSGSTAAALKAGIPQIICPLLADQFYWAERMCWLGVAPYPLKRNHLVPDSCNDISIKEGAFMLSQAIKFTLGSEVKEHARKISEKILLENGVVEAVRILREEIN, from the coding sequence ATGGAAATGTCAACAAATGTACTTAACATGGAAAGAAGCAGACCTGTTGCTGCCTTTATGGCTTTTGGCACAAAGGGTGATGTATATCCTATCGCTGCCCTCGCTGAAGCTTTTGCTACTAACCAGCAAAAGTATGATGTCGTTTTTATCACTCATTCTGCCCATCAAGACTTAACTGCTCATTTCGCGGAAGGTGATGTTTCGTTCAGGCCAGTCTCTTCCCCACCTGTCCTTTCGCCTCCAGAGGGTCATGAAACCGATGGCTCTCTTCTTCGGTCCTTTTGTATTCAGAAAAGTGTGGTTACAAGGGAACATAGACGACAATGTCTTTCTATTTTTGAAAGGATCTTTGGGGATGGACCTAGTGTGGATGGTGATTTTGTTCTGATTAATTTTTTCGCGTTGGAAGGATGGAGTCTTGCGGAGTTATTTCATGTTAGATGTGTTGTTGCAGCTCCGTATGTTGTGCATTATACTGCCCCTTCATCATTTGAGAGGCAGTTCAGAAAAGAACTTCCAGACCTTTATAAATATCTGCAACAGGCTCCACCTGATAAACTTGGTTGGAAAGACGTGACGCATTGGATGTGGCCACTTTTCTCCGAAGACTGGGGATCATGGAGGAAGGATGAACTTAACCTTAGCGCTTTGCCTTTTACTGATCCGGTAACAGGTCTTCCTATGTGGCATGACAGACCTTCAGCTCCCTTACTGCTGTACGGGTTTAGCAGGGAGGTTGTTGAGTGTCCTGAGTATTGGCCTTCAAACACTAGGGTTTGTGGATTTTGGTTTCTCCCGCCAACTTGGCAGTTCTCATGCAACAGCTGCGGAGAGGCATTATATTCTGAACGAAAACTCTGTCCGGTTCATATAGATTTACACAGCTTTCTTGATACAAATATGTCGATCCCACTTGTTTTTGTGGGGTTGAGCTCAGCAGGGAGTATGGGCCTGCTAAGGAACCCTCTGTCGTTGCTTTGCATATTACAAACTGCTATCAAAATTACCAACTGCAGGTTTGTTCTTCTAACTGCTGGGTTTGAACAACTAAATGTGGCCATTCAGTTTACTGCCACTAAAGAGGGTTTGCCGGTCAGGGGTAAAAAACTCAGTGTAGATGACGGGGTTTCTCTATTTGATGGTCGACTATTTTGCTTTTCTGGGTCCATGCCGTATAGTTGGCTCTTCCGAAAATGTGCGGCTGTCATACATCATGGAGGTAGTGGGTCCACTGCTGCAGCACTGAAAGCTGGAATACCCCAAATTATCTGTCCCCTTCTGGCAGATCAGTTTTACTGGGCTGAGAGGATGTGCTGGCTTGGAGTTGCACCATATCCTCTGAAAAGAAACCATTTGGTTCCAGACAGTTGCAATGACATAAGCATCAAGGAAGGGGCGTTTATGTTATCACAAGCTATTAAATTTACTTTAGGCTCCGAAGTAAAAGAACATGCCCGTAAAATTTCTGAGAAAATATTGCTGGAGAATGGAGTAGTAGAGGCTGTTAGAATTCTTAGAGAAGAGATAAACTAA